The following coding sequences are from one Arachis hypogaea cultivar Tifrunner chromosome 7, arahy.Tifrunner.gnm2.J5K5, whole genome shotgun sequence window:
- the LOC112703383 gene encoding cytochrome P450 716A67 encodes MEATWTTAIAVTVMILAMIWGWKVLNWLWLTPKKLEKRLREQGFKGSPYRILVGDTREIVKMLKQSQSKPMDVSDDDILQRFYCYVQQNTNKYGKNSFLWYGPKPRVTIADPELIKDVLNKIHDFPKPHSNPLLRLLASGIVSYEGEKWNRHRRIINPAFTSENIKIMMPAFLKSCTDMISKWEGMLSSDGSCEIDVWPFLQKLTSDVISRAAFGSSYEEGIRIFELQKEQAELTMKVLMNVYIPGWRFVPTKINRRMKEIDRDIKNSLKVMINNREKALKAGEATKNNDLLGILLESNHKEIQDHGNNKNIGMSLEDVIEECKLFYFAGEETTSTLLVWTMVLLSRYPDWQARAREEVLQVFGNQTPDFEGLSRLKIVTMIFYEVLRLYPPVIGLTRITHKDMKLGYLTLPAGVQLSLPTLLVHHDPEIWGENAKEFNPTRFSEGVLKATNGRVSFFPFGWGPRICIGQNFAIVEAKMALSLILQHFSFKLSPSYTHAPINMITLQPQYGAHIGLHKVQA; translated from the exons ATGGAAGCAACATGGACCACAGCTATTGCGGTCACAGTGATGATTCTTGCAATGATATGGGGATGGAAGGTGCTGAACTGGTTGTGGCTAACGCCAAAGAAGCTTGAGAAACGGTTGAGAGAGCAAGGCTTTAAAGGCAGTCCGTACAGGATTCTGGTTGGGGACACACGAGAAATTGTGAAGATGCTAAAACAATCCCAATCTAAACCCATGGATGTCTCTGATGATGATATATTGCAACGTTTCTACTGCTATGTCCAGCAAAATACAAACAAATACG GTAAGAATTCATTTCTTTGGTATGGACCAAAACCAAGGGTGACCATCGCAGATCCAGAGTTAATCAAAGATGTATTGAACAAGATTCATGACTTTCCAAAACCTCATTCGAATCCACTTCTTCGTTTGCTAGCTTCTGGTATCGTCAGTTACGAGGGTGAGAAATGGAACAGACATAGAAGAATAATCAATCCAGCATTCACTTCAGAAAATATTAAG ATTATGATGCCAGCATTCTTGAAAAGTTGTACTGATATGATTAGTAAATGGGAGGGAATGTTGTCCTCGGACGGATCATGTGAAATTGACGTGTGGCCTTTCCTTCAAAAGTTGACTAGTGATGTAATTTCTCGAGCTGCATTTGGAAGTAGTTACGAAGAAGGGATAAGAATATTTGAGCTTCAGAAGGAGCAAGCTGAACTCACTATGAAGGTTCTGATGAACGTTTACATTCCTGGATGGAG gTTCGTACCTACTAAGATCAACAGGAGGATGAAGGAGATTGATAGAGATATAAAAAATTCACTTAAAGTGATGATCAATAATAGAGAGAAAGCATTGAAAGCAGGTGAAGCTACCaaaaataatgatttattgggCATACTTTTGGAATCAAATCATAAGGAAATTCAAGATCATGGAAATAACAAGAATATTGGAATGAGTCTTGAAGATGTAATTGAAGAGTGCAAACTATTCTATTTTGCTGGTGAAGAGACAACCTCAACTTTGCTTGTTTGGACTATGGTGTTATTGAGTAGGTACCCTGATTGGCAAGCACGTGCAAGGGAAGAAGTCTTGCAAGTCTTTGGAAATCAAACGCCTGACTTTGAGGGGCTGAGTCGTCTTAAGATT GTCACCATGATTTTCTATGAGGTTCTCAGATTATACCCACCGGTAATTGGGCTTACTCGAATTACTCACAAAGATATGAAACTTGGGTACTTAACATTGCCTGCTGGAGTTCAACTTTCCTTGCCAACTCTCTTGGTTCATCATGATCCTGAAATATGGGGTGAGAATGCAAAGGAATTCAACCCGACACGATTTTCCGAAGGAGTTTTAAAGGCAACAAATGGCAGAGTTTCTTTTTTTCCGTTTGGATGGGGTCCTAGAATATGCATCGGACAGAACTTTGCCATAGTGGAAGCAAAAATGGCTTTGTCGTTGATTTTACAACATTTCTCGTTTAAACTTTCTCCATCCTATACTCATGCTCCAATCAATATGATTACTCTTCAACCCCAATATGGTGCTCATATCGGTCTACACAAGGTGCAAGCTTGA